A genome region from Musa acuminata AAA Group cultivar baxijiao chromosome BXJ3-5, Cavendish_Baxijiao_AAA, whole genome shotgun sequence includes the following:
- the LOC135637580 gene encoding trans-resveratrol di-O-methyltransferase-like, which yields MESFLEEFGAKELWQANDRIFKHALSYIRSMCLKCAIELGIADIIHSHGKPITLSQLETELRIPPARSACFRRLMRLLVHLEYFSQISESENEKTLFGLTAMSALITKEKVEGLSPLVLFMMDQALLSPWQSVGRWLKGDEARTPFGVAHGKDIFDVTKQNPEFNSLLQAGMASDARLVVQVLTRECGDVFQGLRSLVDVGGGTGTMAMAIAEVYPQLKCTVFDLPHVVAPLVGNSKVEVVGGDMFESIPPADAVLLKWVLHDWSDVECVRILQRCREAIPSKEEGGKVVIVEMVLNVIDSPPELAETQLLFDLYMMANTSGKQRSEAEWGKLFKSAGFSDYIIKPLLDLRSVIEVYH from the exons ATGGAGTCGTTCCTTGAAGAGTTTGGAGCGAAGGAGTTATGGCAGGCGAACGACCGTATATTTAAGCACGCGCTGAGCTATATCAGATCCATGTGTCTCAAATGTGCTATAGAGCTGGGCATAGCAGACATCATCCACAGCCATGGCAAACCCATCACTCTCTCCCAGCTGGAGACTGAGCTACGAATTCCCCCCGCAAGAAGCGCCTGCTTCCGGCGGCTCATGCGCCTGCTGGTCCACTTGGAATACTTTTCTCAGATCTCGGAATCCGAGAACGAGAAGACTTTGTTCGGCCTCACTGCAATGTCTGCCCTCATCACGAAGGAGAAGGTGGAGGGTCTTTCCCCGTTGGTTCTCTTTATGATGGACCAAGCATTGCTGTCCCCCTGGCAAAGTGTTGGCAGATGGCTTAAGGGGGACGAAGCCCGCACCCCTTTTGGGGTCGCACATGGAAAGGATATATTTGACGTCACCAAACAAAACCCAGAGTTCAACAGCTTGTTGCAAGCGGGAATGGCCAGCGACGCTCGGCTCGTGGTGCAAGTACTTACAAGGGAGTGCGGCGACGTCTTCCAGGGTCTGCGGTCGTTGGTGGACGTCGGAGGGGGGACGGGAACGATGGCCATGGCGATCGCCGAGGTCTATCCACAGCTCAAATGCACTGTGTTCGACCTCCCCCACGTGGTGGCTCCATTGGTAGGGAACAGCAAGGTGGAGGTGGTCGGAGGTGACATGTTCGAGAGCATACCTCCAGCGGACGCGGTGCTGCTCAAG TGGGTGTTACATGACTGGAGCGATGTGGAATGTGTGAGGATTCTGCAGAGATGCAGGGAGGCAATTCCTTCAAAAGAGGAGGGAGGCAAAGTAGTCATCGTTGAGATGGTTCTCAATGTCATTGACTCTCCTCCTGAACTAGCAGAAACGCAGCTTCTCTTTGACTTGTACATGATGGCTAACACTTCGGGCAAGCAAAGGAGTGAGGCCGAGTGGGGTAAACTCTTCAAAAGTGCAGGCTTTTCGGACTATATCATAAAACCCTTGCTGGACTTACGTTCCGTCATTGAAGTCTA